A genomic stretch from Arachis stenosperma cultivar V10309 chromosome 3, arast.V10309.gnm1.PFL2, whole genome shotgun sequence includes:
- the LOC130970339 gene encoding G-type lectin S-receptor-like serine/threonine-protein kinase At4g27290: protein MATYNVFFLYSLIFSFSAMVISLTTITPNTSIYYNETLISAARIFEAGFHSFGNSQNLYFCVWYMNISPRTIVWVANRDTPVNTSEATFKVSNGGNPVLIDGSGTVIWSSNATETAADPVLLLLDTGNMVVRKGNSSSGNILWQSFDYPGDTLLPGMVLRVNRVTGVYNSLRSWKNSGDPGSGEFLYHLDRHGFPQLVIGKGSSTWLYRIGSWTGFFFSGVPWETLYRYFNFSFVLNDQEVHFGYEPRNASIVSRYMITPLGTVQRFLWSSETKTWQLFLAGPQDQCDNYGLCGENSECNVSNSPQCDCLDGFVLKSAGNLNGGCVRKVDLDCDERDGFVQYKGVKLPDTSSSWFDESMNLQECEEKCLKNCSCTAYASLDVRNGGSGCIIWFNGLVDMRSESEGQDIFIRVAASELGNSRSKANKKKLAGILVGSGIIILGILIAGYVIYVRRKKHEKPGEDTGINQVNQVQKYEKEDIELPTFDFSTIANATDHFSPSNILGEGGYGPVYKGVLANGREVAVKRLSLKSGQGPQEFKNEVTLIANLQHRNLVKLLGCCIDNDERILIYEYMPNRSLDHFIFDQTGSKVLRWNMRLHIISGIARGLLYLHQDSRLRIIHRDLKTSNILLDSNMNPKISDFGLARVFGGDRVEANTIRVVGTHGYMPPEYAVYGSYSVKSDVFSFGVIVLEMLSGRKNREFFEEQHHHNLLGHAWRLWSEGRPLELMDSFMRDSVIISEVIRCIQIGLLCVQERPDDRPDMSSVVLMLNGERALPNPRQPGFYPHEVGSSTSKHELSSTNEISISLIEAR from the exons ATGGCAACCTATAACGTATTTTTTCTATACTCCCTCATATTCTCCTTCTCCGCCATGGTCATTAGTCTAACAACCATCACTCCAAATACATCAATTTATTACAACGAGACACTGATTTCCGCAGCTAGAATTTTCGAAGCTGGATTCCACAGCTTTGGAAATTCACAGAACCTATACTTCTGTGTATGGTACATGAATATTTCACCTAGAACAATTGTGTGGGTAGCAAACAGAGACACCCCCGTGAATACCTCTGAAGCAACGTTCAAAGTCAGCAATGGAGGAAATCCAGTTCTAATTGATGGATCAGGGACCGTAATTTGGTCTTCCAATGCAACAGAAACAGCAGCGGATCCTGTTCTGTTGCTGTTAGACACAGGGAACATGGTTGTAAGGAAAGGAAATAGTAGCAGCGGGAATATTTTGTGGCAGAGTTTTGATTACCCCGGCGACACGCTACTCCCGGGGATGGTGCTTCGCGTTAATCGAGTCACCGGAGTATACAATTCTTTGAGGTCTTGGAAGAATTCAGGTGATCCTGGAAGTGGTGAATTTTTGTACCATTTAGATCGTCATGGTTTTCCACAACTAGTTATTGGAAAAGGTTCATCAACATGGTTGTATAGGATAGGTTCTTGGACCGGGTTTTTCTTCAGTGGAGTTCCTTGGGAAACACTCTACAGGTACTTCAATTTTTCCTTTGTACTAAATGATCAAGAAGTTCACTTCGGATATGAGCCAAGAAACGCTTCAATTGTTTCTAGATACATGATAACACCTCTGGGAACCGTGCAACGGTTTCTGTGGTCTTCTGAGACGAAAACGTGGCAGCTTTTTCTTGCTGGTCCACAGGACCAGTGTGACAATTATGGTTTGTGTGGCGAAAATTCAGAGTGCAATGTTAGTAACTCTCCACAATGTGATTGCCTTGATGGTTTTGTGTTAAAGTCTGCTGGGAATTTGAATGGCGGGTGTGTTAGGAAGGTGGATCTGGATTGTGATGAGAGAGATGGGTTTGTGCAGTACAAAGGAGTGAAGTTGCCGGATACTTCTTCGTCGTGGTTCGATGAGAGCATGAACTTGCAGGAATGTGAGGAGAAGTGCTTGAAAAACTGCAGCTGCACAGCGTATGCAAGTTTAGATGTTAGAAATGGCGGAAGTGGATGCATCATTTGGTTTAATGGCCTCGTGGACATGAGGTCAGAATCTGAAGGGCAAGATATTTTCATTAGAGTGGCTGCTTCAGAATTAG GAAATTCAAGGAGTAAAGCAAACAAGAAAAAGCTAGCAGGGATTTTGGTAGGAAGTGGAATAATCATATTGGGGATCCTAATTGCTGGATATGTCATCTATGTAAGGAGAAAGAAACATGAGAAGCCAG GTGAGGACACAGGGATTAACCAGGTGAATCAGGTTCAGAAATATGAGAAGGAAGACATTGAATTACCTACATTTGATTTTTCAACCATAGCTAATGCAACTGATCACTTCTCTCCCAGTAACATACTAGGGGAAGGTGGATATGGACCTGTTTATAAG GGTGTGCTAGCAAATGGGCGAGAGGTAGCCGTGAAGCGGCTCTCATTGAAATCCGGACAGGGACCCCAGGAATTCAAAAATGAGGTTACCTTGATTGCCAATCTTCAGCATAGAAATCTTGTGAAACTTCTTGGTTGTTGCATTGACAATGATGAGAGAATCCTAATCTATGAATACATGCCAAACAGAAGTTTGGACCATTTCATTTTTG ATCAAACTGGAAGCAAAGTTTTGCGTTGGAATATGCGTTTGCATATTATAAGTGGAATTGCTAGAGGTCTTCTTTATCTTCATCAAGATTCAAGACTAAGAATTATTCACAGAGATCTAAAGACCAGTAACATTCTCCTTGACAGTAACATGAATCCCAAAATATCAGATTTTGGATTAGCAAGGGTTTTTGGAGGTGATCGTGTAGAGGCCAACACAATAAGAGTAGTAGGAACTCA TGGTTATATGCCTCCTGAGTATGCAGTTTATGGATCTTATTCAGTTAAGTCTGATGTCTTTAGCTTCGGTGTTATTGTGCTAGAGATGCTTAGTGGGAGAAAGAACAGAGAATTTTTTGAAGAGCAACATCATCATAACCTTCTTGGACAT GCATGGAGATTGTGGAGTGAGGGTAGGCCATTGGAACTTATGGATAGCTTTATGAGAGATTCAGTTATTATATCAGAAGTGATAAGGTGCATTCAAATAGGGCTATTGTGTGTGCAAGAGAGGCCAGATGATAGGCCGGACATGTCTTCTGTTGTTCTAATGTTGAATGGTGAGAGAGCGTTGCCTAATCCAAGGCAACCAGGGTTTTATCCACATGAAGTGGGTTCTTCAACAAGCAAACATGAACTCTCTTCCACTAATGAAATTTCCATTTCATTGATAGAGGCAAGATAG